The proteins below are encoded in one region of Oncorhynchus nerka isolate Pitt River linkage group LG15, Oner_Uvic_2.0, whole genome shotgun sequence:
- the LOC115143751 gene encoding potassium channel subfamily K member 15-like: MKAQNIRTLSLILCMLAYLLVGAAVFDALESETENSRKKILEQKRNELKKKYGFTDDDYREIERVVLQSEPHCAGRQWKFAGSFYFAITVLTTIGYGHAAPSTDAGKVFCMFYAVLGIPLTLVMFQSMGERINTFVRYLLCRLKRCMGLRKTDVSMGNMVLVGLLSCMSTLCVGAAAFSHFEGWTFFNAYYYCFITLTTIGFGDFVALQKKEALQRRTPYVAFSFMYILVGLAVIGAFLNLVVLRFLTYSTDEATRSLEVEWEEQKPAAPKTTGGGEVEADVEASVWDRADGIERFGAEDGNSSRCNLSLPMEGGTSRTNLIPSPSEERRETPGVRDSAKHPESRISALCSCMCFRLVACDSPSPAHCEHSGCHSNPVFYNSISYRVDGASCSSRGTSTQSFPSSDALFLGMSSPHTRRKSI; the protein is encoded by the exons ATGAAGGCGCAGAACATTCGGACCCTTTCTCTCATCCTGTGTATGCTAGCCTACCTGCTTGTGGGAGCCGCGGTGTTCGACGCCCTCGAATCAGAGACCGAGAACTCGAGGAAGAAGATCCTGGAACAGAAACGCAATGAGCTGAAGAAGAAGTACGGATTTACCGATGACGACTACCGGGAGATCGAGAGAGTGGTTCTTCAGTCGGAGCCCCATTGCGCGGGGAGACAGTGGAAATTCGCGGGATCCTTTTACTTTGCTATCACCGTCCTCACAACGATAG GTTATGGTCACGCTGCTCCAAGCACTGATGCTGGAAAGGTATTCTGCATGTTCTATGCCGTTCTGGGTATCCCTCTGACACTGGTCATGTTCCAGAGCATGGGGGAAAGGATCAACACGTTTGTCCGCTACCTCCTCTGCAGGCTCAAGCGATGCATGGGCTTACGGAAGACTGATGTGTCCATGGGGAACATGGTGCTGGTGGGCCTCCTGTCCTGCATGAGCACCCTCTGTGTCGGGGCAGCAGCCTTCTCCCACTTTGAGGGCTGGACTTTCTTCAATGCCTACTACTACTGTTTCATCACGCTCACCACCATCGGCTTCGGGGACTTTGTGGCCCTGCAGAAGAAGGAGGCACTCCAGAGGAGGACTCCCTATGTGGCCTTTAGCTTCATGTACATCCTGGTGGGGCTGGCAGTGATCGGGGCTTTCCTGAACCTGGTGGTGCTACGCTTCCTCACCTACAGCACAGACGAGGCAACCAGGAGCCTGGAGGTGGAGTGGGAGGAGCAAAAGCCAGCAGCGCCTAAGACGACAGGGGGTGGGGAGGTGGAGGCAGATGTTGAAGCATCAGTGTGGGACAGAGCTGATGGGATAGAACGGTTTGGAGCTGAGGATGGTAACAGTAGCCGCTGTAACCTCTCCCTGCCCATGGAGGGAGGCACCAGTCGTACCAatctcatcccctctccatctGAGGAGCGTAGAGAGACCCCTGGGGTCAGGGACTCTGCTAAGCATCCTGAGTCCCGCATCAGCGCCCTCTGCTCCTGTATGTGCTTCAGGTTGgttgcctgtgacagcccctctcCGGCCCACTGTGAGCACTCAGGCTGCCACAGCAACCCTGTCTTCTACAACTCCATCTCCTACAGGGTGGATGGAGCCTCCTGCAGCTCCAGGGGCACCTCAACCCAGTCCTTCCCCAGCAGCGATGCCCTTTTTCTGGGGATGAGCAGCCCTCACACACGGAGGAAGTCAATATAG